The following coding sequences lie in one Roseofilum casamattae BLCC-M143 genomic window:
- a CDS encoding 16S rRNA (cytosine(967)-C(5))-methyltransferase: protein MPEPNARQTVYCILQDIQRYDTYSDVALNRWLKKVELNALDRGLVTELVYGITRKQRLLDALISQLARKPLEKQPRDLRIIFSIGLYQLRYLDNIPGGTVVYTSVELAKQNGLQALSGVVNGVLRQYMRSREKGDPLKLPDSVPQRLALSHSYPDWIVEQWLTQLPEAETEQLCEWFNRPPSIDLRVNIQQSSLEEVETALSEQDIATQRLPHSPQGLRLMEKVGALHQLPGFEQGWWTVQDGSAQLVSYLLDPQPGEVIIDACAAPGGKSTHIAELMGDTGRVIACDLHRSRVKRIIHNIQRLQLTSIRTRVDDIRQIKDLTGKGDRVLVDAPCSGLGTLHRHADGRWRQTPELVEELSQLQQELLNAAAAWVKPGGILVYSTCTLHPHENERVATQFLNTHPEWQISPEIPSFATPFLTPEGFLKVWPHQHQMDGFFMVAFNYAG from the coding sequence ATGCCCGAACCTAATGCTCGTCAAACCGTCTATTGCATTCTGCAAGATATCCAGCGCTACGATACTTATAGCGACGTTGCCTTAAACCGCTGGTTAAAAAAGGTAGAATTGAACGCACTAGACCGAGGTTTGGTAACCGAATTAGTCTATGGGATTACTCGGAAACAACGATTGCTCGATGCTCTAATTAGTCAACTCGCACGCAAACCTTTGGAAAAACAACCGCGCGATTTGCGGATTATTTTCTCGATTGGATTGTACCAACTGCGTTACTTAGATAATATTCCTGGAGGGACGGTGGTCTATACCAGCGTGGAGCTAGCGAAACAAAACGGACTGCAAGCCTTATCCGGAGTCGTGAATGGGGTATTGCGCCAGTATATGCGATCGCGAGAAAAAGGAGACCCTCTCAAACTTCCGGACTCTGTTCCCCAGCGCCTCGCCTTATCTCACAGCTATCCAGATTGGATTGTCGAGCAATGGTTAACTCAACTGCCAGAAGCAGAAACCGAGCAACTGTGCGAGTGGTTTAACCGTCCGCCAAGCATCGATCTACGGGTAAATATACAACAAAGTTCTCTGGAAGAAGTGGAAACTGCGTTGAGCGAACAAGACATTGCCACCCAGCGCTTACCTCACTCTCCACAAGGACTGAGACTCATGGAAAAAGTCGGAGCGTTACATCAGTTACCCGGATTCGAGCAAGGCTGGTGGACTGTGCAAGATGGTAGCGCGCAACTGGTGAGTTATTTACTCGATCCGCAACCGGGAGAAGTAATTATTGATGCTTGTGCCGCTCCGGGAGGAAAAAGTACCCATATTGCCGAACTGATGGGAGATACGGGGAGAGTCATTGCCTGTGATTTGCATCGCTCTCGAGTTAAACGAATTATTCATAATATTCAGCGACTGCAACTGACATCGATTCGTACTCGAGTGGACGATATTCGCCAGATTAAGGATCTTACCGGAAAAGGCGATCGCGTTTTGGTCGATGCTCCCTGTTCTGGGTTAGGTACGTTGCACCGTCATGCAGATGGACGCTGGCGACAAACTCCAGAGTTGGTGGAGGAGTTGTCGCAACTGCAACAAGAATTACTCAATGCTGCGGCCGCTTGGGTGAAACCGGGAGGAATTTTGGTCTATTCCACTTGTACGCTGCATCCTCATGAAAACGAACGAGTCGCGACTCAATTCTTAAATACTCATCCTGAGTGGCAAATTTCTCCAGAAATTCCCTCGTTTGCCACGCCATTTTTGACCCCGGAAGGGTTTCTGAAAGTTTGGCCCCATCAGCATCAGATGGATGGCTTTTTTATGGTAGCTTTCAACTATGCAGGCTGA
- a CDS encoding type II toxin-antitoxin system PemK/MazF family toxin: MRLIRRGLILDLNLNPTQGSETGKTRPCVVVTNNLYNARVPVIQVVPITSWTAKKARIQTNIAIHPSIDNGLSKKSVADCLQTRPVDYRSRLVAVRGELENTIMTQIDWALKVVLALNNE, from the coding sequence ATGAGATTGATTCGTCGCGGTCTAATTTTAGATCTTAATCTCAATCCCACTCAAGGGTCTGAAACTGGAAAAACTCGACCTTGCGTCGTCGTGACCAATAATTTGTATAATGCTCGCGTCCCCGTGATTCAGGTCGTTCCCATTACGAGTTGGACTGCGAAAAAAGCCAGAATCCAAACTAATATTGCAATTCATCCTTCCATAGATAATGGGTTAAGCAAAAAATCCGTTGCTGATTGTCTGCAAACCCGTCCGGTTGATTATCGTTCGCGCTTGGTTGCCGTTCGCGGAGAACTGGAAAACACGATTATGACTCAAATCGATTGGGCATTGAAAGTGGTTTTGGCCTTAAATAATGAATAA
- a CDS encoding thiol-disulfide oxidoreductase DCC family protein, whose translation MQYRVIYDGNCNLCTSLVRVLENLDRGQNFSYSPMQNTVTLAQWQITPEDCELGMILIDTQSPENRWQGSDAAEEIARILPGGEAAIAAYRNLPGMKDVGDRIYAQVRDRRYDWFGRRSETYICSFDGQCSAPDVPNL comes from the coding sequence ATGCAATATCGCGTTATCTATGATGGCAACTGCAATCTCTGTACGTCTCTGGTACGAGTGCTGGAAAATCTCGATCGCGGACAAAATTTTAGTTATAGTCCCATGCAAAATACCGTCACTCTCGCGCAGTGGCAGATTACTCCGGAAGATTGCGAGCTGGGGATGATTTTGATCGATACCCAATCTCCGGAGAACCGATGGCAAGGGAGCGACGCAGCAGAAGAGATTGCGCGCATCTTACCGGGGGGAGAGGCTGCGATCGCAGCGTACCGCAATTTGCCGGGAATGAAGGATGTTGGCGATCGCATTTACGCCCAAGTGCGCGATCGTCGCTATGATTGGTTTGGTCGCCGATCGGAAACCTATATTTGCTCCTTTGACGGTCAATGCAGCGCTCCAGATGTCCCCAATCTCTAA
- a CDS encoding Uma2 family endonuclease, which translates to MTQSAEKIILPPPFPDHTQLPDEDGTFVKNFQEHPQSIILTDSLTPTLEQRHPDGQYAIGQDCGIYWRETQPPQDGAESPDWFYVANVPPDLDGQVRRSYVLWREFIAPLIALEFASGSGKEERDTTTLSPANLAEGKRPGKFWVYENIIRIPYYGIYVIKTGELEMYQLINGAYQRMSANARGHYPIEPLGVELGLWQGNYQNQHQLWMRWWDREGNLLLTGWEQNALQQMRTEQAESLAQQESDRAEQAESLAREERDRAEQAESRAQQESDRAEQAESRAQQAEQAQQKAVPRLLAMGLSAEQVAETLSLTVEQVNSMSS; encoded by the coding sequence ATGACTCAAAGTGCGGAAAAAATTATCTTACCCCCTCCTTTCCCCGACCACACCCAATTGCCAGACGAGGACGGTACATTCGTGAAGAACTTTCAGGAGCATCCCCAGAGTATTATACTAACCGACTCCCTCACCCCAACTTTAGAACAACGGCATCCGGACGGGCAATATGCGATCGGTCAAGATTGCGGCATTTATTGGCGCGAAACCCAACCTCCCCAAGATGGTGCCGAATCTCCCGACTGGTTCTACGTCGCCAATGTCCCCCCAGATCTTGACGGACAGGTGCGTCGTTCTTACGTTCTTTGGCGCGAGTTTATTGCTCCCTTAATTGCTTTGGAGTTTGCCAGTGGAAGCGGGAAAGAAGAGAGAGACACCACGACTCTATCTCCAGCTAACTTAGCCGAGGGAAAACGACCGGGCAAATTTTGGGTTTATGAGAACATTATTCGCATTCCCTACTATGGCATTTACGTCATTAAAACTGGGGAGTTAGAGATGTATCAGCTCATCAATGGTGCTTACCAACGGATGAGTGCCAACGCACGAGGACATTATCCCATCGAACCATTAGGAGTAGAGTTAGGCTTATGGCAAGGAAACTACCAAAATCAACATCAACTCTGGATGCGCTGGTGGGATAGAGAAGGTAATCTGTTGCTGACGGGATGGGAGCAAAACGCCTTACAGCAGATGCGTACCGAGCAAGCCGAGTCTCTCGCTCAACAGGAGAGCGATCGCGCCGAACAAGCAGAGTCTCTCGCTCGGGAGGAACGAGATCGCGCCGAACAAGCTGAATCTCGCGCTCAACAGGAGAGCGATCGCGCCGAACAAGCAGAGTCTCGCGCTCAACAGGCAGAACAAGCTCAACAGAAAGCTGTCCCTCGTTTGTTAGCC